From Candidatus Liberimonas magnetica:
ATATCTTAACCATTTCGCCAACAGAGAAATACCTATTTAGCTTTCCCATCTCTTCCCATTTATCATTAAACCAGCAGAAAGGGCACCTGAAATTACATGTATAATGTATGTCCCAAACAAATGATATTTTTTCCATATGTCACCTAACCTTATTTTTTAACACACTTATAAACAACATGAGGGTATGGATAGCCTTTATCAAACCTGTACGAGGTTACGAAAAACCCCGCGTTTTCTAATAACTTTATATACTGGCCTGAATCATGAAAGTAAAACGAATATCCGTATGTAAATCCTAAAATTTTTACAGCTATGGTTTCTTGAAAATAGTTATAGCAATATTTCCAATAAGGCTTTTTATCGACTTCCTTTAATAATAGGATACCATTTTTGTTAAGAGAATTAAAGCAATTTTTAATAATATTTATTTGTTCTTCAAAAGGAATCAAGTATAGAGTATCGCTAATAACAATCACATCATAGTTTGGCCTGACAAAGTCTCTGATATCCTGTACAGTAAAACTGATGTTTTCCCTTTTACAAATACTAGCTTTTGCGGTCTTTATCTTGGTTTCGGATATATCATAACCTTCCACTATTCTTTTTTCTGATGTCAATGCCAATATATTCGAAAATAGTCCTATGCCGCAGCCAAGATCTGCTATTTTACACTCTTTGGGCAGCAATGTTTCAACTATAAGATATGGGCACATCAATAGTTTTGTTTTTATATAAATTTTGGTTAAACTGCTATTATAATAATTATAGATACTGTTTATATTAAACATTTTTTTCAGAAAAATAATAACGCAGCAAGCTCTTTAATACCTCCAGGATATTTTTAAAATTGTTCATATGTGACTTGCCGAAGGTTCTCTTTAAATATTCTACAGGTACTTCTTTTATTCTAAAACCCTGATTTTTAGCTTTGATCAGCAGTTCCGCATCAATAAAACTGTTCTCATTCTCAATCTGTATGTTTTTAAACACATCTTTTTTTATAAGTTTAAAAGCAAAGTTAACATCCGTTATGTCGGCAAGATCGAACAAATATTTTACTAAACGATTGAAAACTAACGAATAAATATACCTGATCAGCCCTTCATCTTTACAACTTATTCTTTTTCCAATTATTAAATCATATTCTTTTAAATATTCAAATAATTCTAAAAGATTATTTATATTGGCCGGATAATCAGCATCTGTATAAAAAATCCATTCCTTATTTGCCAGGCTAAATCCCAGTTTTAAAGATGCTCCGTACCCTTTCCGGCAACTGTTCCGTATAACTTTTCCTTTTCCTCCTATCAATTTTTCTGATACCTGCCCTGTTCCGTCACTACTGTTATCATCAATCACAAGTATTTCATAGTCCTGTATATACATAGCCAGGAATCTTTTTATGGTATTTATGGTTTTTTGGATATTTTCATACTCATTATAAGCAGGGATTACCACACTAAGGCTCTCCGGCTTTAAAACGGCTGAAACCTTATAATCATCGGTCATACTTTGGAATCCTAAGTAATTTATAAGATTTAAGTTATTGTATTTAGGGAAATCTTTTTTAACAAAATCTATCAACTCACTCATTTCTTTTTCCCAATAGTAATTCCAATGTACATACTTTTTTATCAAACTCGATTCCTTGTATCCCGGATGGCAGATGATCTCAGAAACAGATCCTGGTGAAGCGATTTGTACATAAGAATTTATGTCTTCCCTGCTTAGAATATCTCCCCTGCAAAACCCATAAACTGCATTTGGCGCCATAATAGCGCGGTTCTTAAGTTCATTAAATTTATCGGAATACATTAAGGATAAAAAATATTTAACATAGTTTTTAAATGATCCCCGGTAAATTGCAGGCAAACTACATTTTAAATAACGTATTGCCCTAATATCATACTCTTCGCAAAGATGGACAAGTATATAATAAAATTGCGGAAAAATATGAAGATTTTGATGGGTATCCAGATGAGCCGGCTGGCTGCCTTTTTCAATAAATTTGTCAATTTGCGATTTCCATTCAACATAAACTTCTTTTAAATCTATTTTACCGAAAATTAATTTTGCCACTAAAGTAGTATAAACATTAAAATTACCTTTCGAATCTATCAATGTCGGTATTTCTTCCATAGGGCATACAGGTTTTTCTTCGGTTAAACACAAATGTACTCCATTAGATATAGCTCCGTAGTCTTTTATCAGACTCATGCCTCTGTCAAATTCCTCGCCAACAACAAGAGTTGATACGCTTGTAATTGCCTGTTTCCTGCAACATTCAATTATACCTTCATT
This genomic window contains:
- a CDS encoding ChbG/HpnK family deacetylase, which translates into the protein MKHIIINADDFGLNTYVNEGIIECCRKQAITSVSTLVVGEEFDRGMSLIKDYGAISNGVHLCLTEEKPVCPMEEIPTLIDSKGNFNVYTTLVAKLIFGKIDLKEVYVEWKSQIDKFIEKGSQPAHLDTHQNLHIFPQFYYILVHLCEEYDIRAIRYLKCSLPAIYRGSFKNYVKYFLSLMYSDKFNELKNRAIMAPNAVYGFCRGDILSREDINSYVQIASPGSVSEIICHPGYKESSLIKKYVHWNYYWEKEMSELIDFVKKDFPKYNNLNLINYLGFQSMTDDYKVSAVLKPESLSVVIPAYNEYENIQKTINTIKRFLAMYIQDYEILVIDDNSSDGTGQVSEKLIGGKGKVIRNSCRKGYGASLKLGFSLANKEWIFYTDADYPANINNLLELFEYLKEYDLIIGKRISCKDEGLIRYIYSLVFNRLVKYLFDLADITDVNFAFKLIKKDVFKNIQIENENSFIDAELLIKAKNQGFRIKEVPVEYLKRTFGKSHMNNFKNILEVLKSLLRYYFSEKNV
- a CDS encoding class I SAM-dependent methyltransferase, which produces MFNINSIYNYYNSSLTKIYIKTKLLMCPYLIVETLLPKECKIADLGCGIGLFSNILALTSEKRIVEGYDISETKIKTAKASICKRENISFTVQDIRDFVRPNYDVIVISDTLYLIPFEEQINIIKNCFNSLNKNGILLLKEVDKKPYWKYCYNYFQETIAVKILGFTYGYSFYFHDSGQYIKLLENAGFFVTSYRFDKGYPYPHVVYKCVKK